A window of Phycisphaeraceae bacterium genomic DNA:
ATGGTTCGTCAGTAAAAAACTCCCCCAAAACCCCTTCGCCACCGACTGGACCGGCGACAGCGTTCAGGAGTTCTCCAGCAATGACCTGAGCCGCCGCATCCCCGAATACAAAAAAATCAACCCCAGCCTCAGCTACGGCAAACCCATCTGGTACCACCCCCGCACCGGCGACGTCTACCTCCGCGTCCCCGACCTCGGCGTCGATGCCGACACCCTAAACCTCTTCAACCGCGTCAACGGCCTCGACCTCACCAGTATCACTCAGGACATGCCATAACCGAAAGCCGCTCAGCCAGGCATCGCCTTGATGTTCTCAGCACACTGCTTTGCCGCCTCAAGCTCATCCAGCGTCTCGTGGCCTTCCTGCTCAACAATCAACCACGACGCCTTGGACACTTCCTTCGCCGCCTTGAGCACCGCAGCCCAGTCCGTCCCACCCTTGCCGACAACCGCCTTGCCAAGACCTTCCGGCCCGTTCTCGCCTGGCTTGCCGACATACTCCTTCAGGTGCAGCGTGTGACCGCGACCCGGAAACTGACTCAGCACCTTCACCGGATCCTGCCCGCCAGCCTGGCCATTGCCCGTGTCGTACTGCATGATGAAATCAGCAGGCGTACCCTCCCCGATCATCTGCCAGCACGTCTTGCCATTCGCAAAAGGCGTGAACTCGAACCAGTGGTTGTGGTACCCCGCCCGGCAACCATGCTTCTTCACCGCATCGGCCGCCGCCGCAAGCCGCTCCGCCGTCTTCTTGCACGCATCCTCCGAATCCCGCATCGGCTCATCAATCCAAGGCACCACCAGATTCGTGCAACCCACCGCCAGATGCTCCTCCACCGTCTTCTGAAGCTGATCACCCTCCAGCACATCCAGCCCGACATGACTCCCCGCAACACCAAGCCCTAGATCGTCCAGCAGCTTCTTTAGCTCCGCAGGCGACACGCCGTGGAACCCGGCGAACTCCACCCCCTGATAACCCCACGAAGCCGTCTTACGGATCGCCTCGCAGATGTCCTTCTTGGCCAGGTTTCGGATCGAATAAAGCTGCAGTGCAAAAGGAATCGCAGGCATCGTCAACAGACTCCAACATCAAAAATAGGGGGGAAACCGAATCAAGAGCCGAGGAACGTAACGCAGCACCCCAGCCAGTAAAATCAGGACCTCTCAGGACTCGCCGCAGGCTTAGGCGACCGCGGGATCGTGATCACCGACCAGTCCGCACCCGCCTGCCACCGACACAGCCAAACCAGTTGACCAATGTGGTAGCCGTAGTGCGCCATCTGACGGTAAATCACAGCGACCACCAGATCAGGCTCGTCACGAATCGTAATCGTCTTCGTCAGGTCCTCAGGCTTCAAGCTGTCCAGCGTCCGGAAGAGAATCGACCACCCCGCCTCCCAATCACGCATCAACTCACGCTCATCCTTGTACCGATCAATGAACTCGTCATCACGATCCCGCCAGGGCTTCTCACCGTCCGAGGTCAGAAAGTCCGTCCACCGCGACCGCATCGACCCCGCCAGATGCTTCATGATCACCGCAGCACTGTTGCTCTCGGCATCAGGTGACTGACGTAGCTGATCAAACGTCACCTGCTCGATCGCCCGATCCGCCATCCGCTTCTGCGACCGGAACATCTCGATCGCCGCGTCGATCATCACCCGTCCAAGTTCAGAGCTCGAACCCGCCATCGATGTCCTCCGTGCCGCTCATTCGGCTACGCACTGAGTGTACCGCTTCCTGCGAAACTCGCCTCACAGCCGCCCCGGAACATCCAGCCACGCCAAAAAACGACCCAGCATCCGATCCCAGTAAGGCCACCTATGGTCCTCTCCCTCGTGCTCCTCATACGTCAACCCCAGCCCAACCTCCCGGGCTGTATCCCGAAACCTCAGATTCTGCTGATACAGAAAATCCGCCGTCCCACACGCCTGAAACAACTCCGGCCGCACCCCATCCGACCCCGCCAGCCGCCGCGCCAACGCCTCAGTGTCGTCATCCCCACCCGCAAATCGCTCCAGATCACCGAAAATATGCCCCTGCTCCTGCATCCACTCCGTGGCCCGATCCCCATGGTCCATCTGGCCAGCACGCCCCAACGCACCGGAAAACGACCCCGCCGCCGCAAACCGCTCAGGCGACCGCAACGCCCACTTAAACGACCCGTAACCCCCCATCGACAGCCCCGCCACAAACGTATGCTCCCGCCGCTCCGTCACCGGCAACATCCGTCCCACCACACCCGGCAACTCCTCGCTCAGATGCGTCCAGTACCGATACCCCGCCGCCATATCCGTGTACCACGCCCGATCCGTCGATGGCATCACCACCACCAACGGCTGCTCCTGCACGTGAAACTCCGCCCGGCCATAACGCGTCCAATCCGAATCATCCCCATAGAGCCCATGCAGCAACCACAACACCGGAAAACCCCCCGCAGGCACCTCTCGATGCTCCGGCACCAACGCGTGCAGCGTCCGGCTCATCCCCAGAACCTCCGAGCTGTACCGAATCTCCAGCTTCGCCATTTATAGATCTCCTGATCGTCCCGGTAGAATAACCACGTGCCCGACACCACCGTCACTGCCCTCCGACCCGACCCCCGCAACGAGGACCGCGTCCGCGTCATGGTCGGACCCCGCCGCGTCGCCACCCTCTCACCACGCTCCATCATCGACCTGGGCGTCGCCGTCGGCCGCGAATGGACCGAGGCCATGGCCGACGGGGCCCAAGCCAGCGAGCAAGCCGACCGTGCCGTCCAGAAAGCCCGCGGATACCTCGCCCGCCGACCCCACACCCGCAAACAACTCGACCTCAAACTCGCCAAAGCAAAGTTCGAGCCCCCAGCACGCCGCGAAGCCCTCGACCGACTCGACCACGCCGGTCTCCTCGACGACCTTGCCTTCGCCACCCGCTACGTCGAAGAACTCCGCAGCCGCAAGGGCGCCGGACCACGCCTCATCCAGAACAAACTCCGCGCCGCTGGCGTATCCGACCAGACCATCGCCCAGGTCACCCAGCAGACCGAAGCCGACGAACTCAACGATGCCGCCCGCGCCCTCGAATACGCCCGCAAACAGATGGCCGGACTCGCTCGCCTAGCACCCCAAGTCCGCCAACGCCGCCTCTTCGGCCGCCTCGCCCGCCGCGGATACGACACCGACACCATCCGCGATGTCGTTGACCAACTCACCAAAGACGACAACCCCGACTGACCCCGCACCCAAGCACCGGTATCCTCTACCCATGCCCAAGACGACCCTCCCTCTGCTCCTCATCACCGCCCTGCTCCTCACCGGCTGCGCCCGCCGCACCCTCATCATCACCTCCGAACCCGCCGGGGCCCTAGTCCACCTCAACGACCAGGAAGTCGGCCGCACCCCCATCCAACTCCCCTTCACCTACTACGGCGTCTACGACGTCCGACTCGAAAACGATAACAGCAAACCCCTCTGGACCACCGGCAAAGCCGACCCGCCCTGGTGGGCCTACCCCGGACCCGACTTCTTCGCCGAGTTCATCCCCGGACTACACGACCGCGTCGAATGGCACTACACCCTTGACCCCGCTCCCAACCCCGCCGACGAGAACATCGACGCCGTCAACGACCGCGCCCGACAGATGCGCGCCAACCTCGACCGCCCCATGCCCTGACGATCCCAAGACCATGCCCGACATCACCCCCCGTAGCCTCGACCTCGACAAAGACAAAGGACTCACCATCCGCTGGTCCGATGGCCGCGTCTCCTTCTACCCCGTCAACCTCCTCCGCCGACTCTCGCCCTCCGCCGAAGCCCGCGAGATGCGCAAGGCAATCGCCGCCAACCCCCTCACCGTCCTCCCCTCATCAACCTCATCCTCCGAGCCCCTCCGCGCTGTCGATGCCGAACTCGTCGGCAACTACGCCGTCCGAATCCGCTTCTCCGACGGACACGACACCGGCCTCTACGCCTGGCCCTACCTCCGCTCCATCGACCCCAACCAGCCCCCCGCAGACGCCACCACCCAGCCCGATGAGCCCGATCGCTAACAGAATCGACACATTTCACCTTCGGATATCCTGATACGCATGCGGACCACCACCGCCAACAACCACGCGGAGTCAGGTATGCCCGACCCAAAAAACAGGCATCACCAGGAATCCTCCGACACCTCAATCCTCATCGTCGAAGACGAGCAGGACCTACTCGAACTCCTCGAATACAACCTCGAACGCGAAGGCTTCAACGTCCGTACCGCCGCCACAGGCGAAGCCGGACTCAAAGAAGCCCGCGCCCAACCACCCGACCTCCTCATCCTCGACCTCATGCTCCCAGGCATGGACGGACTCGAAGTCTGCCGAACCCTCAAGTCACGAGACAACACCGCCGACATCGCCATCATCATGCTCACCGCCAAAGGCGAAGAAACCGACATCGTCCGCGGACTCGAACTCGGCGCCGACGATTACGTCACCAAACCCTTCAGCCCCCGCATCCTCATGGCCCGCATCCAGGCCATCCTCCGCCGAGCCTCCGAAGCCGCTTCCAGCGAAGCCGCCAACCCCCGCACCATCGAAGCCGCCGACGTCACCATCGACCTCGACCGCCACGAAGTCCACGCCTCCGGAAACCTCATCGACCTCACCGCCACCGAGTTCAAGCTCCTCACCCTCCTCGCCTCCCGCCGCGGCCGCGTCTACACCAGACAGCAAATCATCGAATCCATCCACGAAGGATTCGCCGCCGTCACCGATCGCTCCGTCGATGTCCAGGTCGTCGCACTCCGAAGAAAACTCGGCGAAACCGGACAACGCATCGAGACCGTCCGTGGCGTCGGCTATCGTTTCCGAGACTAAGCCCCTCCAGGAGGCCGCCCAAGCCCAGGCGGCAGCGCCCCTGTGCTCTATCTATTGGCCCAGAACCTGACCCAAACCCTCTCCGCCACACTCCTTGGCCTCGCTATCGCCCTGCTCATCGCCGTCGCCATCATCCTCTACCAGATCCGACGCGCCCTCCGACAGTTCTGTCGCGCCGCCGTCCGACTCTCCCGCGGAGACCTCTCCCAACCCGTCCGCGCCTCCAAAACCCTACGACTCACAGGTCTCTCCGACACCCTCGACGAAATGGCCGTCCACCTCGAAGGACGACTCTCCGACGTCATCCAGCAACGAAACGAACTCGGCGCCGTCCTCTCCTCCATGCGCGAAGGCGTCCTCGCCATCGACCTCGACGAACGCGTCCTCAGCCTCAACCACGCCGCCGCCGAACTCCTCGGCATCTCGCCCCACACCACCATCGGACGACCCATCCAGGAAGTCATCCGCAACGCCACCCTTCAGGACTTCGTCACCCAGACCCTCAAACGCGCCACCAACGAACAAGCCGAGATGAGCCTCCGCCTCAGCGGGTCCTCCGCCGGACAACGCCGCGACTTCCAGATCCTCTCCGGAACACTCCGCGACGCCCGCAGCGAACACCTCGGCGCCGTCATCGTCCTCCACGACGTCACCCAGCTCCGCCGACTCGAACGCATCCGCCAGGAGTTCGTCGCCAACGTCTCACACGAAGTCAAAACCCCCGTCAGCGCCATCAAGGCCGCCACCGAAACCCTCCTCGACGA
This region includes:
- a CDS encoding DUF1572 family protein — its product is MAGSSSELGRVMIDAAIEMFRSQKRMADRAIEQVTFDQLRQSPDAESNSAAVIMKHLAGSMRSRWTDFLTSDGEKPWRDRDDEFIDRYKDERELMRDWEAGWSILFRTLDSLKPEDLTKTITIRDEPDLVVAVIYRQMAHYGYHIGQLVWLCRWQAGADWSVITIPRSPKPAASPERS
- a CDS encoding PEGA domain-containing protein, with protein sequence MPKTTLPLLLITALLLTGCARRTLIITSEPAGALVHLNDQEVGRTPIQLPFTYYGVYDVRLENDNSKPLWTTGKADPPWWAYPGPDFFAEFIPGLHDRVEWHYTLDPAPNPADENIDAVNDRARQMRANLDRPMP
- a CDS encoding sugar phosphate isomerase/epimerase, which gives rise to MPAIPFALQLYSIRNLAKKDICEAIRKTASWGYQGVEFAGFHGVSPAELKKLLDDLGLGVAGSHVGLDVLEGDQLQKTVEEHLAVGCTNLVVPWIDEPMRDSEDACKKTAERLAAAADAVKKHGCRAGYHNHWFEFTPFANGKTCWQMIGEGTPADFIMQYDTGNGQAGGQDPVKVLSQFPGRGHTLHLKEYVGKPGENGPEGLGKAVVGKGGTDWAAVLKAAKEVSKASWLIVEQEGHETLDELEAAKQCAENIKAMPG
- a CDS encoding type II secretion system protein yields the protein MSYKTTNTRGFTLVEILIVVVILGILAAMVIPQMSSATEEAKVGAAIATRNAIHTALLNYFKDHAEYPETIDQEWFVSKKLPQNPFATDWTGDSVQEFSSNDLSRRIPEYKKINPSLSYGKPIWYHPRTGDVYLRVPDLGVDADTLNLFNRVNGLDLTSITQDMP
- a CDS encoding response regulator transcription factor → MRTTTANNHAESGMPDPKNRHHQESSDTSILIVEDEQDLLELLEYNLEREGFNVRTAATGEAGLKEARAQPPDLLILDLMLPGMDGLEVCRTLKSRDNTADIAIIMLTAKGEETDIVRGLELGADDYVTKPFSPRILMARIQAILRRASEAASSEAANPRTIEAADVTIDLDRHEVHASGNLIDLTATEFKLLTLLASRRGRVYTRQQIIESIHEGFAAVTDRSVDVQVVALRRKLGETGQRIETVRGVGYRFRD
- a CDS encoding DUF971 domain-containing protein, translated to MPDITPRSLDLDKDKGLTIRWSDGRVSFYPVNLLRRLSPSAEAREMRKAIAANPLTVLPSSTSSSEPLRAVDAELVGNYAVRIRFSDGHDTGLYAWPYLRSIDPNQPPADATTQPDEPDR
- a CDS encoding ATP-binding protein; the protein is MLYLLAQNLTQTLSATLLGLAIALLIAVAIILYQIRRALRQFCRAAVRLSRGDLSQPVRASKTLRLTGLSDTLDEMAVHLEGRLSDVIQQRNELGAVLSSMREGVLAIDLDERVLSLNHAAAELLGISPHTTIGRPIQEVIRNATLQDFVTQTLKRATNEQAEMSLRLSGSSAGQRRDFQILSGTLRDARSEHLGAVIVLHDVTQLRRLERIRQEFVANVSHEVKTPVSAIKAATETLLDDPDIEPAGRDRFLRIVARQAIRLEAIVEDLLSLARIEQEQGEVTTNLEPQPVTPVLTAARETVQAKADTRSTHININAPLDLTAQLNPALLEQAVINLLDNAVKYSPEHSTITMTARADHNEVIIEVTDQGRGIEPEHLPRIFERFYRTDRSRSRDRGGTGLGLSIVKHVAEAHGGRVSVDSKPGQGTTFRVHLQASGKPLIPAESLT
- a CDS encoding regulatory protein RecX; protein product: MPDTTVTALRPDPRNEDRVRVMVGPRRVATLSPRSIIDLGVAVGREWTEAMADGAQASEQADRAVQKARGYLARRPHTRKQLDLKLAKAKFEPPARREALDRLDHAGLLDDLAFATRYVEELRSRKGAGPRLIQNKLRAAGVSDQTIAQVTQQTEADELNDAARALEYARKQMAGLARLAPQVRQRRLFGRLARRGYDTDTIRDVVDQLTKDDNPD
- a CDS encoding alpha/beta hydrolase family protein, coding for MAKLEIRYSSEVLGMSRTLHALVPEHREVPAGGFPVLWLLHGLYGDDSDWTRYGRAEFHVQEQPLVVVMPSTDRAWYTDMAAGYRYWTHLSEELPGVVGRMLPVTERREHTFVAGLSMGGYGSFKWALRSPERFAAAGSFSGALGRAGQMDHGDRATEWMQEQGHIFGDLERFAGGDDDTEALARRLAGSDGVRPELFQACGTADFLYQQNLRFRDTAREVGLGLTYEEHEGEDHRWPYWDRMLGRFLAWLDVPGRL